In Henriciella litoralis, the genomic window AGCGAAGCGTCAGCCAGTTTCGCATCAAGCGCGTCGAGAGACTTTCGCAGGCGCTCGATGTCACGCTCAGCCGCAGATATCTTCTTGCGGATATCGGCAGTGGCCCGGCGAATTTCCGTTTCGGACCGCTGCGGTGGGGGCGGCGGCGCTGGCTCTGATTTGCTTGCAACGCTCGGGCTGTCCGTACGCGTCTTGTCAGCCGCCAGGACGAGCTGACGATAGTCTGACAAATCGCCATCATAAGGCGCTGCGCGGCCTTGATTGACCAGCCAGAGGCGATCAGCCGTCGCTTCGGCCAGATAGACGTCGTGAGTAATCAGAAGGACCGCGCCTTCATAATTGTTCAACGCATGGATCAGCGCCTCGCGGGAGTCGATATCAAGGTGGCTTGTCGGCTCGTCCAGGATCAGGATGTGCGGCTTCTTCAGGGCGGTCAGCCCAAGCAGCAGCCGGACCTTCTCACCGCCCGACAGCTTTTCGACATTCGTCTCGGCCTTGCTGCGATCAAAGCCGATATTGGCGACGATGGATCTCAGCTGGCCTTCGGTGGCATTCGGGCGAACGCGGCGAACATGGTCGATCGCGTTCTGACCGGCTGAAAGCTCGTCGAGCTGGTCCTGGCTGAAATAGCCGATCTCGATCTTGCGGGCGGCGACGCGTTTCCCCTCAAGCAGAGGGAGCCGGTCGGCAACGGACTTTACCAGCGTGGACTTGCCCTGCCCGTTCGCGCCAACAATGGCGATCCGGTCATCATTGTCGACGCGCAGATTGACCCCGCGCAGGACGGGCTCGCCGGCCGTGTAGCCAAGGTCGGCGTCATCGAGCACGAAGAGCGGCGAGGCGAGTTCGTCCGGCGCCGGGAAGTCGAAGGCGTGCGTGCGCTCTTCCAGCGGAATGACGATGTCCTGCATCCGCTCCAGCATCTTGATACGGGACTGGGCCTGCGTCGCTTTTGAGGCCTTGGCGCGGAAACGGTCGACAAAGCTCTGCAAATGGGCGCGCGCCTTGTCCTGCTTGGCCTTCTGGGCCTCGGCCTGCGCCAATTGCTCAGAGCGCTTGCGCTGCCAGCTGTCATAATTGCCCGGATGCACGAAGAGCTTCAGATGCTCCAGCGCCAGAATATGGGTCACCGCATTATTCAGCAGCTCGCGGTCGTGGCTGACCAGCAGAACCGTGTGCGGATAGGTCTTCAGATAGGATTCCAGCCAGGCCGCGCCCTCAAGGTCGAGATAGTTGGTCGGCTCGTCCAGCAGCAACAGGTCGGGCTCAGCGAAGAGGACGCCAGCGAGCGCAGCGCGCATCCGCCAGCCACCCGAAAACTCCTTGCAGGCCCGCGACAGGTCAGACTGGGAGAAGCCAAGTCCGGTCAGGATAGAGGCCGCGCGCGATTCCCCGGACCAGGCATCGGTCGCTGTCAGGCGCTCAAAAACTTCGGCCAACTCGTCGGGGTCCGTCACGGTCTCGGACTTATGCATCAGGCGGGCGCGTTCTGTGTCGGCGGCGAGCGTTTCTTCCAGCAAGGTGCGGTCGCTCGCTTCGACTTCCTGGGCAACCCAGCCCATCTTCGCCGCCTTGCCGATGCGGATGGCGCTGTCAGTCTCTGTCTCGGACTCGCGGATGAGGCGCAGCAGTGTCGACTTACCCGTCCCGTTGCGGCCAATCAGGCCAACTTTCCAGCCGGAAGCAAGCCGCGCAGATGCGCCTTCCATCAGCGTGCGGCCCTGGATCCGGTAAGTCAGATTATCAATCGTCAGCATGGAGTGGCTGCTAAGGGGTGCGGCCTGTGGATTCAAGATGGCAGAAGCTGCGCCCTGCCCGTCTGTCTCAGTCCTTCTTGCGCGGCCTTAGCTTACGCATCAGGCCTTCCTGCACCGTCGACGCGACCAGCTTGCCCTCGCGGGTGAAGATCGTGCCGCGATTAAAGCTGCGGCCATTGCCAGCCTGCGGACTGTCCATCGCATACAGCATCCACTCATCGGCCCGGATTGGCGCGTGGAACCAGATCGCGTGATCAAGGCTCGCCGTCATCAGTTCCGGAGTGGTCCAGTGCAGGCCGTGCGGACGCAGGCTGGAGCCGAGCAAATTCATGTCGCTGGCCCAGGCCACCAGGCAATGATGCATCGCCGGGGACGCGTCCACCTTACCGTCTGTGCGGAACCAGACATGGTTCACATCCGATTTCACTTTGGGCTTGAACGGGTTGATCCCGCTGATCTCTTTCATTTCGAACGGCTGAGGCCGCGTCCAATGCGAAAGTTGTTCATCATCAATCTTTCCACGAAACGCTTCGGCCAGCTCCTGCCGGGACTGCAGCTCTTCTGGCTGCTTTACCTCTGGCATTTCGTGCTGATGGTTCCAGCTATCCTCATGCACGTGGAACGACGCCGTCATATTGAGGATCTGCTGGCCATGCTGAATGGCGACAACCCGGCGGGTGGT contains:
- a CDS encoding ABC-F family ATP-binding cassette domain-containing protein, whose translation is MLTIDNLTYRIQGRTLMEGASARLASGWKVGLIGRNGTGKSTLLRLIRESETETDSAIRIGKAAKMGWVAQEVEASDRTLLEETLAADTERARLMHKSETVTDPDELAEVFERLTATDAWSGESRAASILTGLGFSQSDLSRACKEFSGGWRMRAALAGVLFAEPDLLLLDEPTNYLDLEGAAWLESYLKTYPHTVLLVSHDRELLNNAVTHILALEHLKLFVHPGNYDSWQRKRSEQLAQAEAQKAKQDKARAHLQSFVDRFRAKASKATQAQSRIKMLERMQDIVIPLEERTHAFDFPAPDELASPLFVLDDADLGYTAGEPVLRGVNLRVDNDDRIAIVGANGQGKSTLVKSVADRLPLLEGKRVAARKIEIGYFSQDQLDELSAGQNAIDHVRRVRPNATEGQLRSIVANIGFDRSKAETNVEKLSGGEKVRLLLGLTALKKPHILILDEPTSHLDIDSREALIHALNNYEGAVLLITHDVYLAEATADRLWLVNQGRAAPYDGDLSDYRQLVLAADKTRTDSPSVASKSEPAPPPPPQRSETEIRRATADIRKKISAAERDIERLRKSLDALDAKLADASLYDRDPQKAVNLGQDRDKVQAELAVAEEAWLKASEAYEMAASD
- a CDS encoding acyl-CoA thioesterase, which translates into the protein MTDAVTDLLALLDVERLEVDLFRGFTPKDEANRPRVYGGQVIAQALASAYRTVEEDRSCHSLHAYFIRPGDPKIPIVYEVDRSRDGGSFTTRRVVAIQHGQQILNMTASFHVHEDSWNHQHEMPEVKQPEELQSRQELAEAFRGKIDDEQLSHWTRPQPFEMKEISGINPFKPKVKSDVNHVWFRTDGKVDASPAMHHCLVAWASDMNLLGSSLRPHGLHWTTPELMTASLDHAIWFHAPIRADEWMLYAMDSPQAGNGRSFNRGTIFTREGKLVASTVQEGLMRKLRPRKKD